Proteins from a single region of Antechinus flavipes isolate AdamAnt ecotype Samford, QLD, Australia chromosome 2, AdamAnt_v2, whole genome shotgun sequence:
- the ZBTB43 gene encoding zinc finger and BTB domain-containing protein 43 isoform X1 — MESGTSSFRVEFPDFSSTILQKLNQQRQQGQLCDVSIVVQGHLFRAHKAVLAASSPYFCDQVLLKNSRRIVLPDVMNPRVFENILLSTYTGRLVMPALEIVSYLTAASFLQMWHVVDKCTEVLEGNPTVLCQKLNHGSDHQSPSSSSYNGLVENFELSSGGHPDFPKTQELRDGENEEESSKDELSSQLTEHEYLPSNSSTEHDRLSTEMTSQDGEEGASDSAEYHYTRPIYSKPSIMSHKRWIHVKPERFEQDCEGVDVHAAYDEHQVTESINTIQTDHSIQSSGVDEDFHIGEKKVEAEFDEQADESNYDEQVDFYGSSMEEFSGERADGNLSSHRQDTIIAAGYSDSIEMVTGIKEEASHLGFSAADKLYPCQCGKSFTHKSQRDRHMSMHLGLRPYGCGVCGKKFKMKHHLVGHMKIHTGIKPYECNICGKRFMWRDSFHRHVTSCTKSYEAAKAEQNTTDVN; from the coding sequence ATGGAGTCTGGAACAAGTTCTTTTCGAGTGgaatttcctgatttttctagCACCATTTTGCAGAAACTAAACCAGCAGAGACAACAAGGACAATTATGTGATGTTTCCATTGTAGTCCAAGGACATCTTTTTAGGGCCCACAAGGCTGTTCTTGCTGCCAGCTCACCTTACTTTTGTGACCAGGTGCTACTGAAAAACAGCAGAAGAATAGTTTTGCCTGATGTTATGAATCCAAGGGTTTTTGAAAATATCCTTCTTTCAACTTACACAGGACGTCTAGTAATGCCTGCTTTAGAAATTGTCAGTTATCTGACAGCAGCCAGTTTCCTCCAGATGTGGCATGTGGTAGACAAATGCACTGAGGTTTTAGAAGGAAATCCTACAGTCCTCTGTCAAAAGTTAAATCATGGCAGTGATCATCAGTCACCAAGCAGCAGTAGCTACAATGGTCTAGTTGAAAACTTTGAGCTTAGTTCTGGTGGACACCCAGATTTCCCTAAAACCCAAGAActgagagatggagagaatgaagaagagagtTCCAAAGATGAATTGTCATCTCAGCTAACCGAACATGAATATCTTCCCAGCAATTCTTCAACAGAACATGATAGACTAAGTACTGAAATGACCAGTCAGGATGGTGAAGAAGGGGCTAGTGATAGTGCCGAATATCATTATACACGGCCCATATATAGCAAGCCCAGCATCATGTCTCACAAACGTTGGATCCATGTGAAGCCAGAAAGATTTGAACAGGATTGTGAAGGTGTTGATGTACATGCTGCTTATGATGAACACCAGGTCACTGAATCGATCAATACTATTCAGACAGACCATTCTATCCAGTCTTCAGGGGTAGATGAGGACTTTCACATTGgtgaaaaaaaagttgaagctgagtttgatgaacaagctgatgaAAGTAATTACGACGAGCAAGTTGATTTCTATGGCTCTTCTATGGAAGAGTTTTCTGGAGAAAGAGCAGATGGGAATCTTAGTAGCCACAGACAAGATACTATTATAGCAGCAGGCTATAGTGATAGCATTGAAATGGTGACAGGCATTAAAGAAGAAGCTTCCCACTTGGGATTCTCAGCTGCTGACAAACTGTACCCTTGTCAGTGTGGGAAAAGCTTCACTCACAAGAGTCAGAGAGATCGACATATGAGCATGCATCTTGGTCTTCGGCCTTATGGCTGTGGTGTCTGTGGtaagaaattcaaaatgaaacaTCACCTTGTTGGCCACATGAAAATTCACACAGGCATAAAGCCATATGAGTGTAATATCTGTGGGAAGCGATTTATGTGGCGGGACAGTTTTCACCGGCATGTGACTTCTTGTACCAAGTCATATGAAGCTGCAAAGGCTGAGCAAAATACTACTGATGTTAATTAA